The sequence ggttgaaaaagaaacNTGATGGTGCACCGATGACAGACCGTGAAAGTGaaagatcataatgagctcttattcatcaaagcacccaaaaacaaatctgacagatttgacaaagggttggtgaaattgtttcaacccataattttagtgttgaaatttcttggtgttaaccactaattgtccttgaagacctttcagaatagagaagataGCGAAAgcagtagaggtaggactaggtgttggtgcatcagtcgcacaagtggcggagacgacGGCAGGAGACGGTTGATGGATACGGTTGCCGGAGACGACGGCCAGAGAGGGTGGTCAGAGACGGTGCCAGCGACGGAAGGCCGGTGGCGGCGGCAAGCAGCAACGAGCAGTGTGGACAGCAACACCGGACAGATGCGAGACAAAATCTAGAGATTGCCCATTGATGTATAAAGGcaaaggttgaaaaagaaacctTTAGGGGGACGCCGCCGGTGGTGGTGGCCACTGacggcaacaaagacaaagtagaaaagaataaacaaacCTGCTCCAATACCATATATTGGTGTTATCAAAAAATTCTTCCACTTTGTCTACTAAAATTAAAGAGATGCATGAGTCTCACGAAGTACGCTCAGTTTTTGGCCCTTGCTCATCCCTTTACAGCAGTCGAAGTTGCTCAATTGTTAAGACCTAATGAGAAGCTTAAACCCAGATTTTACGGTCCTTATGTAGTCCAGGAACGCATAGGACCTGTAGCTTATATGTTGGACCTTCCTGCCCACAACAAAATTCACCCGGTCTTTCATGTCCCCTCCTCAAACGTGNTGTCCAACCAACCACTTCAGTTCAGCCTCTTCCCCTTACACTTACAGAGGAATTGATGTTAGAGGTTTCTCCATTGGAGCTGCTTGATGTTCGCACGTCTCCAACAGGAGATTTGGAGGTTTTAATTAAATGACAACACTTACCATCCATTGATAACAGTTGGGAATTTGCAACAGCCATCAATACGGAAACTCAATACGGAGTTTCCTGCTTTTCACCTTGAGAACAAGGTGACACTTCATGGAAGGGTATTGATAGGATTTTAATGGCTGGTACTATCAAAGTTGTACTTATCGATCCGGATATAGAGATTCACGAATTGTTCCGCAAGTACATCGATGAAGTTATATCCCGAGAGTCATATGTGGTCCACCAACTTACAACATACACAAACTCTTCAGATGCTATAGTGGATATTATGAGGAATTCAAATGTGGATTTAATAATTGCGGAGGCACATATGCCAGGCATAAATCCCCTAAATGCTCAAAGTATAATTCCGTTTCTTAAGAAACAAAACATCAACNTTCCTGTAATAGCAATATCCGATCACAATGAAGAcacttttactaaatattttcaaGCAGGAGTAGAGGATTGTTGGAAGAAACCTGTCGATAGTAAAAGATTATCGTACTTGGTGAGCTATGTTCGAAAGCATAAAGCCTTGGAGGCCCTAAGTAAAGAAAAAGTCGCCTTACTCGAAGAAAAAGCCCCTGATAAGGAAAAAGCCGCTTTATCTGAAGAAAAAGTCCCTGAAAAGGAAAAAGCCACCATACTTGAAGAAAAAACCTctgataaggaaaaaaaatcttccAGGAAAGAGTGGACCATTGACATGAAATCACAATTCGAATTGGCTATTGAATCTTTTGGATCAACTGCTACCCCTACCACGATCATGAAAGCAATGAATAATCCACAGGTGCAACTTAGCCAAGTGCAGAATTGAGTGAAGACTCGCAGAAAACAGGAGAAGAAAAAACAGCAGCTGTTAGAAGAGCAGGTGCAGGTGCAACAACAACCGCTGTTAGAAGAGCAGGTGCAGCAACACGAGCTGTTAGAAGAGCAGATGCAGCAACACGAGCTGTTAGAAGAGCAGGTGCAGCAACACGAGCTGTNAGCAGGTGCAGCAACACGAGCTGTTAGAAGAGCAGATGCAGCAACACGAGCTGTTAGAAGAGCAGGTGCAGCAACACGAGCTGTTAGAAGAGCAGGTGCAGCAACAGCAGCTGTTAGAAGAGCAGGTGCAGCAACAGCAGCTGTTAGAAGCGCAGGTGCAGCCGGAgccaaaataaatataaaatttatattcctATACAGTGATTCTGTTAATAGAATTCAGTGAGTTCTCTGTGTCTCCACATTAtagtttaacaaataaatagcACTGGTGGATAAATAAATACTAGTCAGGTTGTTTCCAGCCAGGTTTCAGACTTTCAaactccactagtcaatgatggcagtccttgcagttttgtcgcttctagccactacaggccccatcagtcagtgataaATATTCAGCCCGTATCTTACCATGTGTGTATCCACTAGCTCGTGTTGCTGCACCTGCTCTTCTAACAGCTCGTGTTGCTGCACCTGCTCTTCTAACAGCTGTTGTTGCTGCACCTGCACCTGCTCTTCTAACAGctgttgttttttcttctcctGTTTTCTGTGAGTCTTCACTCAATTCTACACTTGGCTAAGTTGCACCTGTGGATTATTCATTGCTTTCATCATCGTGGTAGGGGTAGCAGTTGATCCAAAAGATTCAATAGCCAACTCGAATTGTGATTTCATCTCAATGGTCCACTCTTTCCTTATCAGAGTTTTTTTCTTCAAGTATGGCGGCTGTTTCCTTTTCAGGGgctttttcttcaaataaagcGGTTTTTTCCTTATCAAGGGCTTTTTCTTCGAGTAAGGCGGCTTTTTCTTTACTTAGGGCTTCTAAGGCTCTATGCTTTCAAACATAGCTCACCAAGTACGATAATCTTTTAATATTGACAGGTTTCTCCCAACAATCCTCTACTCCCGCttgaaaaaatttagtaaaagtgTCTTNNNNNNNNNNNNNNNNNNNNNNNNNNNNNNNNNNNNNNNNNNNNNNNNNNNNNNNNNNNNNNNNNNNNNNNNNNNNNNNNNNNNNNNNNNNNNNNNNNNNNNNNNNNNNNNNNNNNNNNNNNNNNNNNNNNNNNNNNNNNNNNNNNNNNNNNNNNNNNNNNNNNNNNNNNNNNNNNNNNNNNNNNNNNNNNNNNNNNNNNNNNNNNNNNNNNNNNNNNNNNNNNNNNNNNNNNNNNNNNNNNNNNNNNNNNNNNNNNNNNNNNNNNNNNNNNNNNNNNNNNNNNNNNNNNNNNNNNNNNNNNNNNNNNNNNNNNNNNNNNNNNNNNNNNNNNNNNNNNNNNNNNNNNNNNNNNNNNNNNNNNNNNNNNNNNNNNNNNNNNNNNNNNNNNNNNNNNNNNNNNNNNNNNNNNNNNNNNNNNNNNNNNNNNNNNNNNNNNNNNNNNNNNNNNNNNNNNNNNNNNNNNNNNNNNNNNNNNNNNNNNNNNNNNNNNNNNNNNNNNNNNNNNNNNNNNNNNNNNNNNNNNNNNNNNNNNNNNNNNNNNNNNNNNNNNNNNNNNNNNNNNNNNNNNNNNNNNNNNNNNNNNNNNNNNNNNNNNNNNNNNNNNNNNNNNNNNNNNNNNNNNNNNNNNNNNNNNNNNNNNNNNNNNNNNNNNNNNNNNNNNNNNNNNNNNNNNNNNNNNNNNNNNNNNNNNNNNNNNNNNNNNNNNNNNNNNNNNNNNNNNNNNNNNNNNNNNNNNNNNNNNNNNNNNNNNNNNNNNNNNNNNNNNNNNNNNNNNNNNNNNNNNNNNNNNNNNNNNNNNNNNNNNNNNNNNNNNNNNNNNNNNNNNNNNNNNNNNNNNNNNNNNNNNNNNNNNNNNNNNNNNNNNNNNNNNNNNNNNNNNNNNNNNNNNNNNNNNNNNNNNNNNNNNNNNNNNNNNNNNNNNNNNNNNNNNNNNNNNNNNNNNNNNNNNNNNNNNNNNNNNNNNNNNNNNNNNNNNNNNNNNNNNNNNNNNNNNNNNNNNNNNNNNNNNNNNNNNNNNNNNNNNNNNNNNNNNNNNNNNNNNNNNNNNNNNNNNNNNNNNNNNNNNNNNNNNNNNNNNNNNNNNNNNNNNNNNNNNNNNNNNNNNNNNNNNNNNNNNNNNNNNNNNNNNNNNNNNNNNNNNNNNNNNNNNNNNNNNNNNNNNNNNNNNNNNNNNNNNNNNNNNNNNNNNNNNNNNNNNNNNNNNNNNNNNNNNNNNNNNNNNNNNNNNNNNNNNNNNNNNNNNNNNNNNNNNNNNNNNNNNNNNNNNNNNNNNNNNNNNNNNNNNNNNNNNNNNNNNNNNNNNNNNNNNNNNNNNNNNNNNNNNNNNNNNNNNNNNNNNNNNNNNNNNNNNNNNNNNNNNNNNNNNNNNNNNNNNNNNNNNNNNNNNNNNNNNNNNNNNNNNNNNNNNNNNNNNNNNNNNNNNNNNNNNNNNNNNNNNNNNNNNNNNNNNNNNNNNNNNNNNNNNNNNNNNNNNNNNNNNNNNNNNNNNNNNNNNNNNNNNNNNNNNNNNNNNNNNNNNNNNNNNNNNNNNNNNNNNNNNNNNNNNNNNNNNNNNNNNNNNNNNNNNNNNNNNNNNNNNNNNNNNNNNNNNNNNNNNNNNNNNNNNNNNNNNNNNNNNNNNNNNNNNNNNNNNNNNNNNNNNNNNNNNNNNNNNNNNNNNNNNNNNNNNNNNNNNNNNNNNNNNNNNNNNNNNNNNNNNNNNNNNNNNNNNNNNNNNNNNNNNNNNNNNNNNNNNNNNNNNNNNNNNNNNNNNNNNNNNNNNNNNNNNNNNNNNNNNNNNNNNNNNNNNNNNNNNNNNNNNNNNNNNNNNNNNNNNNNNNNNNNNNNNNNNNNNNNNNNNNNNNNNNNNNNNNNNNNNNNNNNNNNNNNNNNNNNNNNNNNNNNNNNNNNNNNNNNNNNNNNNNNNNNNNNNNNNNNNNNNNNNNNNNNNNNNNNNNNNNNNNNNNNNNNNNNNNNNNNNNNNNNNNNNNNNNNNNNNNNNNNNNNNNNNNNNNNNNNNNNNNNNNNNNNNNNNNNNNNNNNNNNNNNNNNNNNNNNNNNNNNNNNNNNNNNNNNNNNNNNNNNNNNNNNNNNNNNNNNNNNNNNNNNNNNNNNNNNNNNNNNNNNNNNNNNNNNNNNNNNNNNNNNNNNNNNNNNNNNNNNNNNNNNNNNNNNNNNNNNNNNNNNNNNNNNNNNNNNNNNNNNNNNNNNNNNNNNNNNNNNNNNNNNNNNNNNNNNNNNNNNNNNNNNNNNNNNNNNNNNNNNNNNNNNNNNNNNNNNNNNNNNNNNNNNNNNNNNNNNNNNNNNNNNNNNNNNNNNNNNNNNNNNNNNNNNNNNNNNNNNNNNNNNNNNNNNNNNNNNNNNNNNNNNNNNNNNNNNNNNNNNNNNNNNNNNNNNNNNNNNNNNNNNNNNNNNNNNNNNNNNNNNNNNNNNNNNNNNNNNNNNNNNNNNNNNNNNNNNNNNNNNNNNNNNNNNNNNNNNNNNNNNNNNNNNNNNNNNNNNNNNNNNNNNNNNNNNNNNNNNNNNNNNNNNNNNNNNNNNNNNNNNNNNNNNNNNNNNNNNNNNNNNNNNNNNNNNNNNNNNNNNNNNNNNNNNNNNNNNNNNNNNNNNNNNNNNNNNNNNNNNNNNNNNNNNNNNNNNNNNNNNNNNNNNNNNNNNNNNNNNNNNNNNNNNNNNNNNNNNNNNNNNNNNNNNNNNNNNNNNNNNNNNNNNNNNNNNNNNNNNNNNNNNNNNNNNNNNNNNNNNNNNNNNNNNNNNNNNNNNNNNNNNNNNNNNNNNNNNNNNNNNNNNNNNNNNNNNNNNNNNNNNNNNNNNNNNNNNNNNNNNNNNNNNNNNNNNNNNNNNNNNNNNNNNNNNNNNNNNNNNNNNNNNNNNNNNNNNNNNNNNNNNNNNNNNNNNNNNNNNNNNNNNNNNNNNNNNNNNNNNNNNNNNNNNNNNNNNNNNNNNNNNNNNNNNNNNNNNNNNNNNNNNNNNNNNNNNNNNNNNNNNNNNNNNNNNNNNNNNNNNNNNNNNNNNNNNNNNNNNNNNNNNNNNNNNNNNNNNNNNNNNNNNNNNNNNNNNNNNNNNNNNNNNNNNNNNNNNNNNNNNNNNNNNNNNNNNNNNNNNNNNNNNNNNNNNNNNNNNNNNNNNNNNNNNNNNNNNNNNNNNNNNNNNNNNNNNNNNNNNNNNNNNNNNNNNNNNNNNNNNNNNNNNNNNNNNNNNNNNNNNNNNNNNNNNNNNNNNNNNNNNNNNNNNNNNNNNNNNNNNNNNNNNNNNNNNNNNNNNNNNNNNNNNNNNNNNNNNNNNNNNNNNNNNNNNNNNNNNNNNNNNNNNNNNNNNNNNNNNNNNNNNNNNNNNNNNNNNNNNNNNNNNNNNNNNNNNNNNNNNNNNNNNNNNNNNNNNNNNNNNNNNNNNNNNNNNNNNNNNNNNNNNNNNNNNNNNNNNNNNNNNNNNNNNNNNNNNNNNNNNNNNNNNNNNNNNNNNNNNNNNNNNNNNNNNNNNNNNNNNNNNNNNNNNNNNNNNNNNNNNNNNNNNNNNNNNNNNNNNNNNNNNNNNNNNNNNNNNNNNNNNNNNNNNNNNNNNNNNNNNNNNNNNNNNNNNNNNNNNNNNNNNNNNNNNNNNNNNNNNNNNNNNNNNNNNNNNNNNNNNNNNNNNNNNNNNNNNNNNNNNNNNNNNNNNNNNNNNNNNNNNNNNNNNNNNNNNNNNNNNNNNNNNNNNNNNNNNNNNNNNNNNNNNNNNNNNNNNNNNNNNNTATTCATCAAAGAGCCTAAAAATAAATCTGACAaatttgacaaagggttggtgaaattgtttcaacccataattttagtgttgaaatttcttggtatTAACCACTAATtgtccttgaagacctttcagaatagagaagataGAAGAAgcagtagaggtaggactaggtgttggtcatcagtggcacaagtggcggagacgacGGCAGGAGACGGTTGCCGGATACGATGGCCGGAGAcgacggccggagacggtgCCAGTGACGGAAGGCCGGTGACGGTGGCCAACGACGGCTGACGACCGGAGGCGATGGCCGGTGGCGGCGGATAGCTGTGACGGTGGCCGACAGCAGTGGACAGCTGGCAGGTGGCGAGCGGCAACGAGCAGTGTGGACAGCAACATCGGACAGATGCGAAGCAAAATCtagagattgcccattgaagtataaaggcaaaggttgaaaaagaaacctTTAGGGGGGCGCCGCCAGTGGTGGTGGCCACTGGcagcaacaaagacaaagtagaaaagaataaaaaaacctGATCTGATACCATATATTGGTGTTATCAAAAAATTCTTCCACTTTGTCTACTATAATTAAAGAGATGCATGAGTCTCACGAAGTACGCTCACTTTTTGGCCCTTGCTCATCTCTTTACAACAGTCGAAGTTGCTCAATTGTTAAGACCTAATGAGAAGCTTAGACCCAGATTTTACGGTCCTTATGTAGTCCAGGAACGCATAGGACCTGTAGCTTATATGTTGGACCTTCCTGCCCACAACAGAATTCACCCAGTCTTTCATGTCCCCTCCTCAAACGTGCTGTCCAACCAACCACTACAGTTCAACCTCTTCCCCCTACACTTACCGAGGAATTGATGTTAGAGGTTTCTCCATTGGAGCTGCTTGATGTTCGCACGTCTCCAACGGGCGATTTGAAGGTTTTAATTAAATGACAACACTTACCATCCATTGAAAACAATTGGGAATCTGCAGCAGCCATCAGTACGGAGTTTCCTGCTTTTCACCTTGAGAACAAGGTGACACTTCATGGAAGGGTATGGATAGGATTTTAATGGCTGGTACTATCAAAGTTGTACTTATCGATCCGGATATAGAGATTCATTAATTGTTCCGCAAGTACATCGATGAAGTGGTATCCCGGGAGTCATNTGTGGTCCACCAACTTACAGCATACACAAACTCTTCAAATGCTATAGTGGATATTATGAGGAATTCAAATGTGGATTTAATAATTGCGGAGACACATATGCCAGGCATAAATCCCCTAAATGCTTAAAGTATAATTTCGTTTCTCAAGAAACAAAACATCAACATTCCTGTAATAGCAATATCCGATCACAATGAACACTTTTACTGAATGTTTTCAAGCGGGAATAGAGGATAGGTGGGAGAAACCTGtcaatagtaaaaaattatCGTACTTGGTGAGCTATGTTCGAAAGCATAGAGCCTTGGAGGCCCTAAGTAAAGAAAAAGCCGCCTTACTCGAAGAAAAAGCCCCTGATAAGGAAAAAGCCGCTTTATCTGAAGAAAAAGCCCCTGAAAAGGAAAAAGCCACCATACCGGAAGAAAAAACTCtgataaggaaaaaaaacagGAAGGAGTGGACCATTGACATGAAATCACAATTCGAGTTGGCTATTGAATCTTTTGGATCAACTGCTACCCCTACCACGATCATGAAAGCAATGAATAATCCACAGGTGCAACTTAGCCAAGTGCAGAATCGAGTGAAGACTCGCAGAAAACAGGAGAAGAAAAAACCGCAGCTGTTAGAAGAGCAGGTGCAGCAACACGAGCTGTTAGAAGAGCAGATGCAACAACACGAGTTGTTAGAAGAGCAGGTGCAGCAACAGCAGCTATTAGAAGCGCAGGTGCAGCCCCAGGTGCAGCCGGAGccagaataaatataaaatttgtattcctATACAGTGATTCTGTTAATAGAATTCAATGAGTTTTCTGTGTCTCCACACTAtagtttaacaaataaatagcACTGGTGGATAAATAAATACTAGTCAGGTTGTTTCCAGCCAGGTTTCAGACTTTCAcactccactagtcaatgatgacagtccttgcagttttgtcgcttctagccactacaggccccatcagtcaatgatggcattccctgtagttttgatgcaagccccatccttacttgatgccAATCCAGTCCCTGCACTTTGTCATTGTTAATAAAGTCCCTTTCTACCTTGGCAGACCTGGTGGATAAATATTCAGCCAGTATCTTACCATGTGTGTATCCACCAGCTCGTGTTGTTGCACATGCTCTTCTAACAGCTCGTGTTGTTGCACCTGCTCTTCTAACAGTTGTTGTTCCTGCACCTGCACCTGCTCTTCTAACAGCTgctgtttttttcttctcctgTTTTTTGCGAGTCTTCACTCGATTCTGCACTTGGCTAAGTTGCACTTGTGGATTATTCATTACTTTCATAATCGTGGTAGGGGTAGCAGTTGATCCAAAAGATTCAATAGCCAACTCGAATTGTGATTTCATCTCAATGGTCCACCCTTTCTTggaagattttttttccttatcagAGGTTTTTTCTTCAGGTATGGCAGCTTTTTCCTTTTCAGGGGCTTTTTCTTCAGATAAAGCGGCCTTTTCCTTATCATGGGCTTTTTCTTAGAGTAAGGCGGCTTTTTCTTTACTTAGGGCTTCTAAGGCTCTATGCTTTCGAACATAGCTCACCAAGTACGATAATCTTTTAATATTGACAGGTTTCTCCCAACAATCCTCTACTCCCGCttgaaaaaatttagtaaaagtgTCTTNNNNNNNNNNNNNNNNNNNNNNNNNNNNNNNNNNNNNNNNNNNNNNNNNNNNNNNNNNNNNNNNNNNNNNNNNNNNNNNNNNNNNNNNNNNNNNNNNNNNNNNNNNNNNNNNNNNNNNNNNNNNNNNNNNNNNNNNNNNNNNNNNNNNNNNNNNNNNNNNNNNNNNNNNNNNNNNNNNNNNNNNNNNNNNNNNNNNNNNNNNNNNNNNNNNNNNNNNNNNNNNNNNNNNNNNNNNNNNNNNNNNNNNNNNNNNNNNNNNNNNNNNNNNNNNNNNNNNNNNNNNNNNNNNNNNNNNNNNNNNNNNNNNNNNNNNNNNNNNNNNNNNNNNNNNNNNNNNNNNNNNNNNNNNNNNNNNNNNNNNNNNNNNNNNNNNNNNNNNNNNNNNNNNNNNNNNNNNNNNNNNNNNNNNNNNNNNNNNNNNNNNNNNNNNNNNNNNNNNNNNNNNNNNNNNNNNNNNNNNNNNNNNNNNNNNNNNNNNNNNNNNNNNNNNNNNNNNNNNNNNNNNNNNNNNNNNNNNNNNNNNNNNNNNNNNNNNNNNNNNNNNNNNNNNNNNNNNNNNNNNNNNNNNNNNNNNNNNNNNNNNNNNNNNNNNNNNNNNNNNNNNNNNNNNNNNNNNNNNNNNNNNNNNNNNNNNNNNNNNNNNNNNNNNNNNNNNNNNNNNNNNNNNNNNNNNNNNNNNNNNNNNNNNNNNNNNNNNNNNNNNNNNNNNNNNNNNNNNNNNNNNNNNNNNNNNNNNNNNNNNNNNNNNNNNNNNNNNNNNNNNNNNNNNNNNNNNNNNNNNNNNNNNNNNNNNNNNNNNNNNNNNNNNNNNNNNNNNNNNNNNNNNNNNNNNNNNNNNNNNNNNNNNNNNNNNNNNNNNNNNNNNNNNNNNNNNNNNNNNNNNNNNNNNNNNNNNNNNNNNNNNNNNNNNNNNNNNNNNNNNNNNNNNNNNNNNNNNNNNNNNNNNNNNNNNNNNNNNNNNNNNNNNNNNNNNNNNNNNNNNNNNNNNNNNNNNNNNNNNTCTTTTAAATGTTCGAAAATAACCACTATGGCCACCTGTAGGAGACTCATGCATCTCTTTAATTATAGTAGACAAAGTGGAAGAATTTTTTGATACGACCAatatatggtatcagagcaggtttatTGATTCTTTTCTAATTTGTCTTTGTTGTCGCCGGTGGCCACTGCCACCGGCAGCGCCCCcataaaagtttctttttcaacctttgcctttatacttcaatgggcaatctctaGATTCTATCTCGCATCTGTCCGGTGTTGCTGTCCGCCACTACCCGTTGTCGCTCGCCACCTGCCAGCTGTCCACTGCCGCCGACCACCGTCAGCGGCTGTCCGCAGCCGCCGGCCACCGCCTCCGGTCGTCCGCTGTCGCCGGCCACCGTCATCGGTCGCCCGCCGTCGCCggcaccgtctccggccaccgtctccgaccGTCGTCTCTgccacttgtgccaccgatgcaccaacacctagtcctacctctattgcttccgctatcttctctattctgaaaggtcttcaaggacaaagagctcattatgatctttCAATTTCACGGTCTGTCATCGGTGCACCATCATTTCCGCCGTTtgtcgtgagggggagtatgaAACAACCAGCANTTTCTTGataataaagtccctttctACCTTGGCAAACCTGATGGATAAATATTCAGCCAGGTTTCAGGTTTCAGGCTTTCAGAATTAGGTGTGTTGTGG comes from Vigna radiata var. radiata cultivar VC1973A unplaced genomic scaffold, Vradiata_ver6 scaffold_215, whole genome shotgun sequence and encodes:
- the LOC111240652 gene encoding zinc finger protein 853-like, which translates into the protein MNTFTECFQAGIEDRWEKPVNSKKLSYLVSYVRKHRALEALSKEKAALLEEKAPDKEKAALSEEKAPEKEKATIPEEKTLIRKKNRKEWTIDMKSQFELAIESFGSTATPTTIMKAMNNPQVQLSQVQNRVKTRRKQEKKKPQLLEEQVQQHELLEEQMQQHELLEEQVQQQQLLEAQVQPQVQPEPE